The genomic segment GTGTAACCAAGGTGGTTAGTACAATAAAAGGTGATGTAACAGTCCCTACTACCCCTAAACGTATTGTAGATATATCTGGATCAAGTGAGGAATTATTAATTTTAAACCATATCCCCGTAGGTACTGCAAATGCTGATTCTTATAAAACTACGGAAATACCAAGTTATCTAAAAGATAAAATGAGTACCTCTGAGCTTGTAGGCTTTTCCATGATGGATACTATGGATATGGAAGCTATACTAAAATTAGATCCAGATTTAATTTTAATGAGCGAAAGGCAAACAAAAATATATGATCAGTTAAAAGCTATTGCACCTGTCGTAATGCTTAAAGACTATGCTAACGATTGGCGGACCCGATTAACTGATGTTTCCAAGCTATTTGGGCAAGAAAAAGATGCTCAAAAATGGCTAGCGGCTTACGATAAAAAAGCTATAAGTATAGGATCTGAGATAAAGAAAAAAAATGGCCCGCAAACTTACCTTACGATACTTGCAAGTTCAGGCAAATTTTATATTTTCAGTGATGCAGGTATAGGTTCAATACTATTGTCAGATATGAAATTAGCTCAACCGTCTAACATGCCAAATCAAGAAGGAATAAGTTTACCAGTAGTAACTATGGAAGGTTTATCATCCATTGACGCAGATCATATTGTGGTTATAGCAACTGATGCTGATAAAAAAGATTTAGAGAGTAGTACTGTTTGGAAAAGCATGAGAGCTGTAAAAAATGGAAATGTTACAACGCTTGATAGCAGCCCATATTTTGCACAAGGTTATTCTCCAATAGGAAGAGAATTATTACTTGATTTGATAAAGAAAGAATTTATGAAATAATATATATTATATTTCTAGGTGATAAATGATATATTCCCATATACCGTTATCACCCTTTTATCCTAATACATTTTAATCTAAGGCTAATGTGAGGTGTACCGTTTTAATGGAAAAATCGATAGTTACAGAACATAAGAAAAAAATGAATAGACTAATCATAAGCTCATTATTAATTGTAATTGGACTTATTATATTATTTTTTGGTATGGTATTGTCCGTATCCCTGGGTGCAAAACATATAGACTTATATACAGTATTTAATAGCATATTTTCAGATGGCGTTGATATAAACTCAAAGATCATCCGTGATATAAGACTTCCCAGGATGATTGCAGCTGCTTTGGTTGGGGCTTTTTTAGCAGTGTCTGGTGCTATAATGCAAGGAATAACAAGGAATCCAATAGCTGACCCCTCTATAATGGGTATCACTCAAGGTGCAACTTTTACCATAGCTATAGCCTTTGCGATGAGGGCTAATATAGGGACTTCAGGACTGATGTTTTTTGCTTTTATCGGAGCTAGTTTAAGTGGTGTATTCGTGTATATATTAAGTTCAAAATCTAGCAAAGGTGTTAGTCCCATTAAACTTATTTTAGCAGGAACCGCTCTGGGAACTCTTTTAATATCTCTCGCAACCGCTATTGCAATGTATACTAATTTATCTCAGCAACTAAGCTTTTGGGTTGGTGGTGGATTTGTTACTGCAAAATGGCAAGGGGTAAAATTATTAGCCTCCGTTGGTGCCTTTGGTGTCATTGCCGCAATAATCATTTCTCCTAAAATAACCATTTTAAGCCTAGGGGAAGATATTGCCATAGGACTTGGTCAAAAGACAAATATCATAAGATTTATTGGTATAGTCATCGTAATATTACTTAGCGGTAGTTCAGTGGCTGTAGCCGGAAATATTTCTTTTCTTGGACTTATTGTGCCACAAATTGTAAGAAGTTTAGTTGGACCAGATTATAGATTTATAATCCCATGTTCACTAATACTCGGTGCGGATTTGCTAGTTTATAGCGATATAGCAGCTAGGATGATAAATCAGCCTTATGAAACTCCTATTGGGGCGCTAACAGCATTACTAGGTGTACCCTTCTTCATATATATTGTCAGAAAGGAGGCCAATTCATTATAATGCAAAACCATAAAAGAAAGAAAAAGCTAATTTTGATTATAATCATATTATTCGTTCTACTCTTTTCAATATT from the Clostridium sp. CM027 genome contains:
- a CDS encoding iron ABC transporter permease, which translates into the protein MEKSIVTEHKKKMNRLIISSLLIVIGLIILFFGMVLSVSLGAKHIDLYTVFNSIFSDGVDINSKIIRDIRLPRMIAAALVGAFLAVSGAIMQGITRNPIADPSIMGITQGATFTIAIAFAMRANIGTSGLMFFAFIGASLSGVFVYILSSKSSKGVSPIKLILAGTALGTLLISLATAIAMYTNLSQQLSFWVGGGFVTAKWQGVKLLASVGAFGVIAAIIISPKITILSLGEDIAIGLGQKTNIIRFIGIVIVILLSGSSVAVAGNISFLGLIVPQIVRSLVGPDYRFIIPCSLILGADLLVYSDIAARMINQPYETPIGALTALLGVPFFIYIVRKEANSL
- a CDS encoding iron-hydroxamate ABC transporter substrate-binding protein encodes the protein MKKKRLLGLITLTVISIIAFTGCSKTVEEVKEKSVTKVVSTIKGDVTVPTTPKRIVDISGSSEELLILNHIPVGTANADSYKTTEIPSYLKDKMSTSELVGFSMMDTMDMEAILKLDPDLILMSERQTKIYDQLKAIAPVVMLKDYANDWRTRLTDVSKLFGQEKDAQKWLAAYDKKAISIGSEIKKKNGPQTYLTILASSGKFYIFSDAGIGSILLSDMKLAQPSNMPNQEGISLPVVTMEGLSSIDADHIVVIATDADKKDLESSTVWKSMRAVKNGNVTTLDSSPYFAQGYSPIGRELLLDLIKKEFMK